In Taeniopygia guttata chromosome Z, bTaeGut7.mat, whole genome shotgun sequence, the sequence AACAAGCAGTACAGCTCTAGCAACCCCCACCAAGAacattttttgcagtttttaatcTCGGCAAAATAACGAGAGGAGACAGTCAAAGCTAATGGAAAATACTCTTACCGTTACAAGGAATTACTTCAAATAAATCATTCCACTAAGTGAAGTcccccttcctttcttcctcaaAGAAGGACTTGTCAGCAAACTTTTCTGCAAACATCCTAGCAGTGAACAGTGTTTTAACTCCCTTGTTCCCTGTGGAAGTGTCAACCCAAGTATGAACAAGATGCTGTGTGATGGGGCACTCCTCTCACATTCAAACAATCAGTAGTGGTTATTAAAGATACACAGGCAGGTTATTAAAGATTATTTGCATGAAGAAACAGACTGAGAAAAGTTGAAGTGTATTCCCTGTTCCAGAGCTAGAGAAAAAACAAGGTCACCAAACTGCCTTGCAATCAAAGGTTTCTGGAGATGCAGGCACAAATAGCCCCTTTGGAGAGGGGCTTAGAGGGAAACCCAACTTAGTATATATATAGAGGCTGGAGGAGACAGCATAAGAAAGATGAGGTTTCGTGGCATCTTACCCATACAAACAAACCACTGCAGCTGTCATCAATATTGAAATTCTCATGATCTTACATGAGTTTCATATAATTTCTATCTTTCCCCTCAGATGAACTGAGGAAATAATCCACTTGTATTATCTCCATGTCTGTTGAGAATGATGAACACATGTTGCATTTGTACGTGTAAAGGGctttatcttatctcatgggtcTGGGAGACTGAGAGACACAAAAGGATGGAGCTATGATTGTTCTAATTTTGGAGCAATAATTTAAATCTGAGTAAGAAGCACACCTTTGACGTGTAGCTTCAAAAGAAGTTAAAGGAAGCACGGCATATCCTGTTTCAACAAACCCTTTTCCAGTAACCCTAAGGAAGATCTTCAAACATTGTAAGGGTTTTGGAAGCTGCTTACCTTCATTCATAGTCTTCCTGTTTTCCTCTAAGGTCAAACAGATTTGTATGTGAAAGGACAGTCTGCAGTTGTGAGCCACGTGCCGCTTCTTGTTTACACCAGTTCTGCAAAGCTAATCCCAGAGCCTCTGCCTTTTCTTGGTATTTTCAAACTCAATAAAACCACAAAGACTTGAAGAGCAGAATAGGTGgtgtattttaaatgctttttcaaaGGGTGATTTGCTTCAATGTGCTCTCATTATTAAAGTAGGGCatctgctgaaataaaaatgcaattgtgcacagagaaaatggaaatgctgGGAAATATAAAGTCAAGAAAATTAATGAGTGTTAACAATGTCCATGGTTCAGCCAAGTTCAGACCTATCTGCTGTCCACTCCAAAATCCACATCTTCATTCAAGGGCTTCCCTCTCTTACAAATTCTTCTCAGTGGTACCCAAGTTCTTCTTGAAGCTAATGTAAACAAGCTCTGACAGTTATATAAATGACTTCTCAATGCATGGGGATCATCCTTCTGAAATCAGCACAGGTTACAATGCTGTAGGCAGCAGAGAGTCAAAGTCAGATTGGAGAAGACCCTTCaggtcattgagtccagccattaatccagcactgcccaccACTAACCTCTGTCCATAAACACCATGtctgatgatcttagaggtcttttccaacctaaacaattctatgattttatgagtCCACGGATCTGATGGCATAGGTACTTTTTTATCCATCTAACTGTGCACCCAGTACAAGTGTAATGTATTCCCTTGGATACACTGCAGAGGAATTGCTGGCAGAAGAACCTGTTCAGATTTGGCACATATGCAACCCACAGCCATTTGCCTGTGTGTCCAAGGTTTTGCTCCGGGCTGTTGcggccctgcagggctgcatgaCCTTGCCCTGGGCTGCAAGAAGACAAGTGAAGCCCAAAAGATCAGTCCAGCTGCATTTCCCTGAGACTGCCCCTGAACACAGGGCATGAAGGAGCTCCTGGGATCAGAAGCTTGCTCTGGAGTCCTCTTCTTGGACtcagcaggagacacaggaggGCAAACAATGGTTTTCCAAGCAAACTCCCCTGTGGACCCCTTCCAGACTATCCTCAccttccccagagccttctGAGGAGGAGATGGCCACCTGCCAGCTGCTCAAATCCTGACCCACTTTTCCTGAGAGCTCAGCAAGGGAGAGTTTAACAGACAAGAGGAAATCCCTAAACAGCATGCAGCTCAGAGAATGgaaagtttttcctttggggggaggggggtgtgGGTTTATTGtgcttcccccccccccccgccccttcCCCTGCTTCCAACTTCCCAATGAATACATCTGGCAGCACACTGTCCCTGCTAGTGCGGGATCCCAgtggaaagcagagctgggagggctcTTCCTGCCCGGGGAGGCTTCCCAGGAGTGTGAGGGATTTACAATCCCACCTCTCGCTCCCCATCCCCTGCAGAGTCACCCTGAAGGCCATGCGCAGTGGTAAGCTGCAGACAGCTTTGCTGGTGGCCGGCTACTTTGTCTACCTGCTGGTGGGTGCTGCCGTGTTCCAGGCCCTGGAGAGGACTGCTGAGAAGCAGGAGAAAATGGCAGCTGCGCAGATGAAGGAGGCTTTTCTGCAGAACTTCACGCAGCTCACGGTGGTGGAGATGGAGCAGTTCATGAAGGTGAGTGGAAGTCCTTTCTCCCTCCTGTTTCCCCATCAGATGTTGTTCCCTACTTGTCCTCACTGCACAGGTAACTCTTactgttttccttctgattGTGGTCACTTGGAGGCTTCCAGCAAACCCCTCTGTGgtgtgagcaggcagctcactcTGATGGCAAATACAACCTATGCAGCCAGACGAAACCTTGTGTATGCTTGATATTAAAAATCCCCATCTCACAATATCcttggggtattttgggttttgCCTCCTGTTGATTCTTTTAGTGGGGCTGTGCTCTTACACAATAGGTGGCATGGCAAGAAAAATGAGGCTGTCTGAAATGAATAGGTGTGGCTGCCACTTGGAACAGCGTCACAGATAGCACAAAGGAACAATAAGGAAATGTCTGGATGGgggaaataaaaacccaaacagctcTAAATAACTACAAGGAGGGTGGCATGATCAGAGTTTAGTTTTTGAGGATGCTGCAGAAGTGGAACAAGCAGCCTGGCCaggggaaaatatttctggtcATGGCACAGGAAGATGAAGACGAATATGGCTGTCTCTTCAACTTGGGTATTTTAGAGTTCTATCTGCTATAATGCAGGAGAAAATGAGGAGTTAAAGCCTTGCTGGAAGCATTTGCACATGGAAAACTAGCAGAGCTCTAAATGGTCCACttcacagaataaagaaatgAGGGGAAGAACTGGTGTTTCTAATAGCAGAACCAGCAATTCAGCCCCTGTTACACCCATGCATGCATCCTCTTCACCTTGTTTTTTATGGGTAGgaaagaaggtaaaaaaaaaaaaaaaaaaaaaaaagagagcttttcaagaaggaaagaaataaaaaataagagcTTCCAGATGTCCAGTCCAATGTTCTCTCTTTGCTAAAGACAGGGACAACTGGatattgtttgctttttaaatttacttttaacttaaaaa encodes:
- the LOC140681913 gene encoding potassium channel subfamily K member 16-like; translation: MNTSGSTLSLLVRDPSGKQSWEGSSCPGRLPRSVRDLQSHLSLPIPCRVTLKAMRSGKLQTALLVAGYFVYLLVGAAVFQALERTAEKQEKMAAAQMKEAFLQNFTQLTVVEMEQFMKNLIEAIQNGVYPVGNESQFEESHWDFSNSFFFAGTVVSTIGYGTLHPKTAGGQIFCVFLLYLESL